The following proteins are co-located in the Pseudomonas cavernae genome:
- a CDS encoding PilW family protein — translation MKRQGGVSLISLMVGMLLSSLCVLAMLALYKNLVQTAVVATQDANQDGQLTSGLLTAQLELQSAGFGIDSASPPNLLKTTLAFAGVNQPALLWRYLDGAGYQCRGLIDRGASDPHSGKPVRLLSLLQVAGGCSAGAGLSGLNWAVRSDLAKLAVPAAQQAAPQPLVTFDIASLNCAPFGIGAADRHPQVTLSAPSSAQLAGAGGIAPLSYSICLPNIAE, via the coding sequence GTGAAGCGGCAAGGCGGCGTCAGCCTGATCAGCCTAATGGTCGGCATGCTGCTCTCCAGCCTGTGCGTCCTGGCGATGCTCGCGCTGTACAAGAACCTGGTGCAGACCGCCGTGGTCGCCACCCAGGATGCCAACCAGGATGGGCAGCTCACCAGCGGCCTGCTCACCGCACAGCTGGAGCTGCAGAGCGCCGGCTTCGGCATCGACAGCGCCAGCCCGCCGAACCTGCTGAAGACCACCCTGGCGTTCGCCGGCGTCAACCAGCCGGCCCTGCTCTGGCGCTACCTCGACGGCGCCGGCTATCAGTGCCGCGGCCTGATCGACCGTGGCGCCAGCGACCCCCACAGCGGCAAGCCGGTGCGCCTGCTGTCGCTGCTCCAGGTCGCCGGCGGCTGCAGCGCCGGCGCCGGCCTCAGCGGGTTGAACTGGGCGGTGCGCAGCGACCTGGCCAAGCTGGCGGTGCCCGCCGCGCAGCAGGCCGCGCCGCAACCGCTGGTGACCTTCGACATCGCCAGCCTCAACTGCGCACCATTCGGCATCGGCGCCGCGGACCGCCACCCGCAGGTCACCCTCAGCGCCCCGAGCAGCGCCCAACTGGCCGGCGCCGGCGGCATCGCCCCGCTCAGCTACAGCATCTGCCTGCCGAACATCGCGGAGTAA
- a CDS encoding type IV pilus modification PilV family protein — MSRSASTEPQRQRGDALIEALIGMLLVAVIGLGLVYTSSRVAVSHKDMNLQSLAVAQLRDLLQRNGSGSLDLCATAPSIKLPPQLSLPVSVSGCDASLSASVGKTSDSARKTLTGLHGPLSLSVTDPALGGEVRVGGGL, encoded by the coding sequence ATGTCACGATCAGCCTCAACTGAGCCGCAGCGCCAGCGCGGCGACGCGTTGATCGAGGCGCTGATCGGCATGTTGCTGGTGGCGGTCATCGGCCTCGGCCTGGTCTACACCAGCTCGCGGGTGGCAGTCAGCCACAAGGACATGAACCTGCAGAGCTTGGCCGTCGCCCAACTGCGCGACCTGCTGCAGCGCAACGGCAGCGGCAGCCTCGACCTGTGCGCCACGGCGCCGAGCATTAAGCTGCCGCCGCAACTGAGCCTTCCGGTCAGCGTCAGCGGCTGCGACGCCAGCCTCAGCGCTTCGGTGGGCAAAACCAGCGATAGCGCGCGCAAGACCCTCACCGGCCTGCACGGCCCGTTGTCACTGTCGGTCACCGACCCAGCCCTGGGCGGCGAAGTGCGGGTGGGGGGTGGCCTGTGA
- a CDS encoding pilus assembly FimT family protein, producing MKRHGGFSLIELMITVALIGVLLMIAVPFTGAWSDSAQVRDAEGLLNQGIARAKAHALRNRFGIIDDKPAALLCLGQDKRLSLHEAASADSPASCSSPSVWTTQLPKRVAVQSGGADFSCLAFDAKATPTSLSGCSQGLTFALAVGSENVTISLN from the coding sequence ATGAAACGCCATGGCGGTTTCAGCCTGATCGAGTTGATGATCACGGTCGCCCTGATCGGCGTGCTGCTGATGATCGCCGTGCCCTTCACCGGCGCCTGGTCGGACAGCGCCCAGGTGCGCGACGCCGAGGGCCTGCTCAACCAAGGCATCGCCCGGGCCAAGGCTCACGCCCTGCGCAACCGCTTCGGCATCATCGACGACAAGCCCGCCGCTCTCCTGTGCCTCGGCCAGGACAAGCGGCTGAGCCTGCACGAGGCCGCCTCCGCCGACAGCCCGGCCAGCTGCAGCAGCCCGTCGGTATGGACCACCCAGTTGCCCAAGCGGGTCGCCGTGCAGAGCGGCGGCGCCGACTTCAGCTGCCTGGCCTTCGACGCCAAGGCGACGCCGACCAGTCTCAGCGGCTGCAGCCAGGGCCTGACCTTCGCCCTCGCCGTGGGGAGTGAGAATGTCACGATCAGCCTCAACTGA
- a CDS encoding type IV pilin protein, translating to MQTTPSGHRHGFTLIELLIAIAIIGILAAIALPAYHGYIDKGRIKTAQADLVALSLNLENAYQRTLAYPAVTAADTAASKAAFAGWHPAETRFVYSVTSVASGYSLTATGSGGRLEGCKISLDNSNVRTISNCADHNGNWL from the coding sequence ATGCAGACCACCCCGTCAGGGCACAGGCACGGTTTCACCCTGATCGAACTGCTGATCGCCATCGCCATCATCGGCATCCTCGCCGCCATCGCCCTGCCGGCCTACCACGGCTACATCGACAAGGGCCGGATCAAGACGGCCCAGGCCGACTTGGTGGCCCTCAGCCTGAACCTGGAAAACGCCTACCAGCGCACCCTCGCTTACCCGGCCGTGACCGCAGCTGACACCGCCGCCAGCAAGGCCGCCTTCGCCGGCTGGCACCCGGCGGAGACCCGCTTCGTGTACAGCGTGACGTCGGTCGCCAGCGGCTACAGCCTGACCGCCACCGGCAGCGGCGGTCGCCTGGAGGGCTGCAAGATCAGCCTGGACAACAGCAACGTCCGCACCATCAGCAATTGCGCGGACCACAACGGCAACTGGCTATGA
- the ribA gene encoding GTP cyclohydrolase II gives MSVVFVAASQLPTPFGVFTMHGFREEATGREHVALTLGDVADGEPVLGRLHSECLTGDALFSLRCDCGFQLEAALRAIAAEGRGVLLYLRQEGRGIGLLNKIRAYELQDGGADTVEANERLGFGADQRDYAICLPMLDHLGIKALKLMTNNPRKVKGLGELGIQVALRVPLQIAHNPHNKKYLATKAGKLGHMLGNQHQGEEEENA, from the coding sequence GTGTCCGTCGTTTTTGTCGCCGCCTCCCAACTGCCTACGCCCTTCGGCGTGTTCACCATGCACGGTTTCCGCGAGGAGGCCACCGGGCGTGAACATGTGGCGTTGACCCTCGGCGATGTGGCCGATGGCGAGCCGGTGCTGGGCCGCCTGCACTCCGAATGCCTGACCGGCGATGCGCTATTCAGCCTGCGCTGCGATTGCGGCTTCCAGCTCGAGGCGGCGCTGCGCGCGATCGCCGCCGAAGGCCGCGGCGTGCTGCTGTACCTGCGCCAGGAAGGCCGCGGCATCGGCCTGCTGAACAAGATCCGCGCCTACGAACTGCAGGACGGCGGCGCCGACACGGTCGAGGCCAACGAGCGCCTGGGCTTCGGTGCCGACCAGCGCGATTACGCCATCTGCCTGCCGATGCTCGATCATCTGGGCATCAAGGCGCTCAAGCTGATGACCAACAACCCGCGCAAGGTCAAAGGCCTGGGCGAGCTGGGCATCCAGGTGGCGCTGCGGGTGCCGCTGCAGATCGCCCACAACCCGCACAACAAGAAGTACCTGGCCACCAAGGCCGGCAAGCTCGGGCACATGCTCGGCAACCAGCATCAGGGCGAGGAAGAGGAAAACGCGTGA
- a CDS encoding MFS transporter, whose protein sequence is MNRSQWRRRLALEWWLQLALTLAPWLLLKLWVEAEGPSRLAMPLFIAGLLAMFLSLPLFRAYKHALIATQQAFDSSGEDAAWRQLGQRRRRALLGAGLPAWIAALGLFAGLEGVPQLLLLCSSLVLLVLYRIPRQLR, encoded by the coding sequence GTGAACCGCAGCCAGTGGCGCCGGCGCCTGGCGCTGGAATGGTGGCTGCAGCTGGCGCTGACTCTGGCGCCCTGGCTACTGCTCAAGCTGTGGGTCGAGGCCGAGGGTCCCTCGCGCCTGGCCATGCCGCTGTTCATCGCCGGGCTGCTGGCGATGTTTCTCAGCCTGCCGCTGTTCCGCGCCTACAAACATGCCCTGATCGCCACCCAGCAGGCCTTCGACAGCTCGGGCGAAGATGCGGCCTGGAGGCAACTCGGCCAGCGCCGCCGCCGCGCGCTGCTCGGCGCCGGCCTGCCGGCCTGGATCGCCGCCCTCGGCCTGTTCGCCGGTCTCGAGGGCGTGCCGCAACTGCTGCTGCTGTGCTCCAGCCTGGTGCTGCTGGTGCTCTACCGCATTCCCCGCCAGCTGCGCTGA
- a CDS encoding cobalamin-binding protein, whose protein sequence is MPRLLACLLLLLAGPLPAAERVVSLAPSLSEIMLELDSADLLVGVLDGGERPPALARLPSVGRYGQLELETLLSLKPDLLLLWPNSVPPAQQEQLKRFGIPTYVAEPQRLDELASEFAAIGRRIGRPAQGEQLAARFRQGLAELRQRYRREPPLPVFYQVWHKPLYTVGGAQIISDALQVCGARNVFADLRQPAPQVGIEAVLARDPQVILGGTRAELGIWQAWPQLSAVRLKQVWEVPDKGLERPSFQMLAATEKLCRVLAKAKS, encoded by the coding sequence ATGCCACGCCTGCTCGCCTGCCTGCTGCTGCTCCTGGCCGGACCGCTGCCGGCGGCCGAACGGGTGGTCAGCCTGGCGCCGTCGTTGTCGGAAATCATGCTCGAACTGGATTCCGCCGACCTCCTGGTCGGCGTGCTGGATGGCGGCGAGCGTCCGCCGGCGCTGGCGCGGCTGCCGTCGGTGGGGCGCTACGGCCAGCTCGAACTGGAAACCCTGCTGAGCCTCAAGCCCGACCTGCTTCTGCTGTGGCCCAACAGCGTGCCGCCGGCGCAGCAGGAGCAGCTCAAGCGCTTCGGCATTCCCACCTATGTCGCCGAGCCGCAGCGCCTCGATGAACTGGCCAGCGAGTTCGCCGCGATCGGTCGGCGTATCGGCCGCCCGGCGCAGGGCGAGCAGCTGGCCGCGCGCTTCCGCCAAGGCCTGGCCGAGCTGCGCCAGCGCTACCGGCGCGAGCCGCCGCTGCCGGTGTTCTATCAGGTCTGGCACAAGCCGCTGTACACCGTCGGCGGCGCGCAGATCATCAGTGACGCCCTGCAGGTCTGCGGCGCGCGCAACGTGTTCGCCGACCTCCGCCAGCCGGCGCCGCAGGTCGGCATCGAGGCGGTGCTGGCGCGCGATCCGCAGGTGATCCTCGGCGGCACCCGCGCCGAACTGGGCATCTGGCAAGCCTGGCCGCAACTCAGCGCGGTGCGCCTCAAACAAGTCTGGGAAGTGCCGGACAAGGGCCTGGAACGACCGAGTTTCCAGATGCTGGCGGCGACGGAGAAGCTGTGCCGGGTGCTGGCGAAAGCCAAGTCGTAG
- a CDS encoding TonB-dependent receptor domain-containing protein, translating into MKLSPLALAIALLPLTTQAEEAPGDNPDALKTPALVITSGREVEPRAQATAATTVFTRKDIERLQARSVPELLARVPGVSIAQNGGRGGLTSVFLRGANANQTLVLVDGVRLNAAASGLARLEFLGPDQIERVEVLRGSRSSLYGADAIGGVIQIFTRRGEAGLQPRLRLGAGSQQTFERSLGLSGGDHQTRFDLGASLDESEGFDRTSDNRGRDADHDGLRRKAVNLSLEHRFSDSLKAGLNVIDQRGETEYDDAFSFDPGNPSERFSLSSVASHLDAQFSELWTSRLELGHVEDKSDNHDDFNVFNNFQFNTYRDSLGWLNTLQLTDSQQLLLGADWYEDRLNSDSEFSQTERWNQAAYVQHRYQGNGFATELGLRHDDNEQFGSENTWNAALSFDLGQSSELIFSYAEGFHAPTFNDLYFPADQFFSGNPNLDPERSKSYEVQLRGEQLDTHWSLAAYRTDVDDLIAVVSDPVTFFSQPQNINRARLQGLELELSREVLGWQAALAAGILDPRDRDSGHTLPRRAKRTLSLDLDRQFGAFGVGLGWQAVSSRFDDAANRTEIGGYGVLGLRGSWKMNDELEWQAKVDNLLDKEYALVDYSRPNDPFFTSASTHGYRQEGRNALLSLTWTPAL; encoded by the coding sequence ATGAAACTTTCCCCGCTGGCCCTGGCCATCGCCCTCCTGCCGTTGACTACCCAGGCTGAAGAAGCGCCCGGCGACAACCCCGATGCACTGAAAACCCCGGCCCTGGTGATCACCTCCGGGCGCGAAGTCGAACCGCGCGCCCAGGCCACCGCCGCCACCACAGTGTTCACCCGCAAGGACATCGAGCGCCTGCAGGCGCGCAGCGTGCCGGAACTGCTGGCGCGCGTACCGGGGGTGTCGATCGCCCAGAACGGCGGCCGCGGCGGCCTGACCAGCGTGTTCCTGCGCGGCGCCAACGCCAACCAGACCCTGGTGCTGGTCGACGGCGTGCGCCTCAACGCCGCCGCCAGCGGCCTGGCGCGCCTGGAGTTCCTCGGCCCCGATCAGATCGAGCGGGTCGAAGTGCTGCGTGGCTCGCGCTCCAGCCTGTATGGCGCCGACGCCATCGGTGGGGTCATCCAGATCTTCACCCGCCGCGGCGAAGCCGGGTTGCAGCCGCGTCTGCGCCTGGGCGCCGGCAGCCAGCAGACGTTCGAGCGCAGCCTGGGCCTCTCCGGCGGCGACCACCAGACCCGTTTCGACCTCGGTGCCAGCCTCGACGAGAGCGAAGGCTTCGACCGCACCAGTGACAACCGCGGGCGCGACGCCGACCACGACGGCCTGCGCCGCAAGGCCGTCAACCTGAGCCTGGAACATCGCTTCAGCGACAGCCTCAAGGCCGGCCTCAACGTCATCGATCAGCGCGGCGAAACCGAATACGACGACGCCTTCAGCTTCGACCCGGGCAACCCCAGCGAGCGCTTCAGCCTCAGCAGCGTCGCCAGCCATCTCGACGCCCAGTTCAGCGAGCTGTGGACCAGCCGCCTGGAACTCGGCCACGTCGAGGACAAGAGCGACAACCACGATGACTTCAACGTCTTCAACAACTTCCAGTTCAACACCTACCGCGACTCGCTGGGCTGGCTGAACACCCTGCAGCTGACCGATAGTCAGCAACTGCTGCTCGGCGCCGACTGGTACGAGGACCGCCTGAACAGCGACAGCGAATTCAGTCAGACCGAGCGCTGGAACCAGGCGGCCTACGTCCAGCACCGCTACCAGGGCAACGGTTTCGCCACCGAGCTGGGTCTGCGTCACGACGACAACGAGCAGTTCGGCAGCGAGAACACCTGGAACGCCGCGCTCAGTTTCGACCTGGGCCAGAGCAGCGAGCTGATCTTCAGCTACGCCGAAGGCTTCCACGCGCCGACCTTCAACGACCTGTACTTCCCGGCCGATCAGTTCTTCAGCGGCAACCCCAACCTCGACCCGGAACGCTCGAAGAGCTACGAGGTGCAGCTGCGCGGCGAGCAGCTGGACACCCACTGGAGCCTGGCCGCCTACCGCACCGACGTGGACGACCTGATCGCCGTGGTCAGCGACCCCGTGACCTTCTTCAGCCAGCCGCAGAACATCAACCGCGCGCGCCTGCAGGGCCTGGAGCTGGAGCTGAGCCGCGAGGTGCTGGGCTGGCAGGCCGCGCTGGCGGCCGGGATCCTCGACCCACGCGACCGCGACAGCGGCCATACCCTGCCGCGCCGGGCCAAGCGCACCCTCAGCCTGGACCTGGATCGCCAGTTCGGTGCCTTCGGTGTCGGCCTGGGCTGGCAGGCGGTGTCCAGCCGCTTCGACGATGCCGCCAACCGTACCGAGATCGGCGGCTACGGCGTGCTCGGCCTGCGCGGCAGCTGGAAGATGAACGACGAGCTGGAATGGCAGGCCAAGGTCGACAACCTGCTGGACAAGGAGTACGCGCTGGTCGATTACAGCCGGCCGAACGACCCGTTCTTCACCAGCGCCAGCACCCATGGCTATCGCCAGGAGGGGCGCAACGCCCTGCTCTCGCTGACCTGGACTCCGGCCCTGTAA
- the dxs gene encoding 1-deoxy-D-xylulose-5-phosphate synthase, with the protein MPTTFHEIPRERPATPLLDRAATPDELRRLSEAELETLADELRQDLLYTVGQTGGHFGAGLGVVELTIALHYVFDTPDDRLVWDVGHQAYPHKILTGRRQQMLSLRQKDGIAAFPRRSESAYDTFGVGHSSTSISAALGMAIAAKLQGSKRKSVAVIGDGALTAGMAFEALNHASDVQANMLVILNDNDMSISKNVGGLSTYLAKILSSRTYASMREGSKKVLSRLPGAWEIARKTEEHAKGMLVPGTLFEELGWNYIGPIDGHDLPTLLATLRNMRDLEGPQFLHVITKKGKGFAPAEADPIGYHAITKLEPINAPVAPLSSPKQASGPKYSAVFGQWLCDMAASDERLLGITPAMKEGSDLVAFSERFPARYFDVAIAEQHAVTLAAGMACEGAKPVVAIYSTFLQRGYDQLIHDVAVQNLDVLFAIDRAGLVGEDGPTHAGSFDLTYLRCVPGMLVMTPSDENELRRMLTTGYLFDGPAAVRYPRGSGPNAPIDEALVPLEIGKGVVRRQGQKVALLVFGVQLAEALKVGAALDATVVDMRFVKPLDEALVRELAASHELLVTIEENSVMGGAGSAVGEFLARENLHQPLLQLGLPDYYVEHAKPAQMLAECGLDAAGIERSVRARLEKL; encoded by the coding sequence ATGCCCACGACGTTTCACGAGATTCCCCGCGAGCGCCCCGCCACGCCCCTGCTCGACCGCGCCGCGACGCCGGACGAGCTGCGCCGGCTGAGCGAGGCCGAGCTGGAAACCCTGGCCGACGAGCTGCGCCAGGACCTGCTCTACACCGTCGGCCAGACCGGCGGGCACTTCGGTGCCGGCCTCGGCGTGGTCGAGCTGACCATCGCCCTGCACTACGTGTTCGACACCCCCGACGACCGCCTGGTCTGGGACGTCGGCCATCAGGCCTATCCGCACAAGATCCTCACCGGGCGCCGGCAGCAGATGCTGAGCCTGCGCCAGAAGGACGGCATCGCCGCCTTCCCGCGCCGCTCCGAGAGCGCGTACGACACCTTCGGCGTCGGCCACTCCAGCACCAGCATCAGCGCCGCCCTGGGCATGGCCATCGCCGCCAAGCTGCAAGGCAGCAAGCGCAAGAGCGTGGCGGTGATCGGCGACGGCGCGCTGACCGCCGGCATGGCCTTCGAGGCGCTCAATCACGCCTCCGACGTGCAGGCCAACATGCTCGTGATACTCAACGACAACGACATGTCGATCTCCAAGAACGTCGGCGGGCTGTCCACCTACCTGGCCAAGATCCTCTCCAGCCGCACCTATGCGAGCATGCGCGAGGGCAGCAAGAAGGTGCTGTCGCGCCTGCCCGGCGCCTGGGAAATCGCGCGCAAGACCGAGGAACACGCCAAGGGCATGCTGGTCCCCGGCACCCTGTTCGAGGAACTGGGCTGGAACTACATCGGCCCGATCGACGGCCACGACCTGCCGACCCTGCTCGCCACCCTGCGCAACATGCGCGACCTCGAGGGCCCGCAGTTCCTCCACGTGATCACCAAGAAGGGCAAGGGTTTCGCCCCGGCCGAGGCCGACCCGATCGGCTACCACGCGATCACCAAGCTCGAACCGATCAACGCCCCGGTGGCGCCGCTCTCTAGCCCAAAGCAGGCCTCCGGACCGAAATACTCCGCCGTGTTCGGCCAGTGGCTGTGCGACATGGCCGCCAGCGATGAACGCCTGCTCGGCATCACCCCGGCGATGAAGGAAGGCTCCGATCTGGTGGCCTTCAGCGAACGCTTCCCGGCGCGCTACTTCGACGTCGCCATCGCCGAGCAGCACGCGGTGACCCTCGCCGCCGGCATGGCCTGCGAAGGCGCCAAGCCGGTGGTGGCGATCTACTCGACCTTCCTCCAGCGCGGCTACGACCAGCTGATCCACGACGTCGCAGTGCAGAACCTCGACGTGCTGTTCGCCATCGACCGCGCCGGCCTGGTCGGCGAAGACGGCCCGACCCACGCCGGCAGCTTCGACCTCACCTACCTGCGCTGCGTCCCCGGCATGCTGGTGATGACCCCCAGCGACGAGAACGAACTGCGCCGCATGCTCACCACCGGCTACCTGTTCGACGGCCCGGCGGCGGTGCGCTACCCGCGCGGCAGTGGCCCCAACGCGCCGATCGACGAGGCCCTGGTGCCGCTGGAGATCGGCAAGGGCGTGGTCCGCCGCCAGGGGCAGAAAGTCGCGCTCTTGGTATTCGGCGTGCAACTGGCCGAGGCGCTCAAGGTCGGCGCGGCGCTGGATGCGACCGTGGTCGACATGCGCTTCGTCAAACCGCTGGACGAGGCGCTGGTGCGCGAACTGGCAGCCAGCCACGAGCTGCTGGTGACCATCGAGGAAAACAGCGTGATGGGCGGTGCCGGCAGCGCGGTCGGCGAATTCCTCGCCCGCGAGAACCTGCACCAGCCGCTGCTGCAACTGGGCCTACCGGACTACTACGTCGAGCACGCCAAACCGGCGCAGATGCTCGCCGAATGCGGCCTGGATGCCGCCGGCATCGAGCGCAGCGTGCGCGCGCGGCTGGAGAAGTTGTAG
- a CDS encoding alpha/beta fold hydrolase, giving the protein MPELTHQLLAVNGISLSLYSAGPEQGRPVWLLHGFPECWHSWRGQIEPLARAGYRVLIPEMRGYGQSSAPAEPQAYELLTLCADIQAAMDALGQTEACVVGHDWGAPVAWHLGLLEPQRVKALATLSVPFGGRPKRPAIDIMREVNAGRFNYILYFQEPGVAEAELDADIARSLRLILLGSQGEAFLQDKPEGAGLLDGLPEPQGFPAWCGEDDFAYYQRALARGFRGPLNWYRNFTRNWQRSEFLAGQKVLQPTLFLLGDRDPVGKLETHTLKRMAELVPALEQHLLPGCGHWIQNERAPEVNALLLDFLARHYPAA; this is encoded by the coding sequence ATGCCTGAACTCACCCACCAACTGTTGGCCGTCAACGGCATCAGCCTCAGCCTCTACAGCGCCGGCCCCGAACAGGGGCGGCCGGTGTGGCTGCTGCACGGCTTTCCCGAGTGCTGGCATTCCTGGCGCGGCCAGATCGAGCCGCTGGCCCGTGCCGGCTACCGGGTGCTGATCCCGGAGATGCGCGGCTACGGCCAGAGCAGCGCGCCGGCCGAGCCGCAGGCCTACGAGCTGCTGACCCTGTGCGCGGATATCCAGGCGGCGATGGACGCCCTCGGCCAGACCGAGGCCTGCGTGGTCGGCCACGACTGGGGCGCGCCGGTGGCCTGGCATCTTGGTCTGCTCGAACCGCAGCGGGTCAAGGCGCTGGCGACCCTGTCGGTGCCCTTCGGCGGCCGGCCCAAGCGCCCGGCCATCGACATCATGCGCGAGGTGAATGCAGGCCGCTTCAACTACATCCTCTACTTCCAGGAGCCGGGTGTGGCCGAGGCTGAGCTGGATGCCGACATCGCCCGCAGCCTGCGCCTGATCCTGCTCGGCAGCCAGGGCGAGGCGTTCCTGCAGGACAAACCGGAGGGCGCCGGACTGCTCGACGGCCTGCCGGAGCCGCAGGGCTTCCCGGCCTGGTGCGGCGAGGATGACTTCGCTTATTACCAACGCGCCCTCGCCCGCGGTTTCCGCGGCCCGCTGAACTGGTACCGCAACTTCACCCGCAACTGGCAGCGCAGCGAGTTTCTCGCCGGCCAGAAAGTCCTGCAGCCGACCCTGTTCCTGCTCGGCGACCGCGACCCGGTGGGCAAGCTCGAGACCCATACGCTCAAGCGCATGGCCGAGCTGGTGCCCGCACTCGAGCAGCACCTGCTGCCAGGCTGCGGGCACTGGATTCAGAACGAGCGGGCGCCCGAGGTGAATGCGCTGCTGCTGGACTTCCTCGCCCGCCACTACCCCGCCGCCTGA